One Acidimicrobiia bacterium genomic window carries:
- a CDS encoding segregation/condensation protein A has translation MAYEVTTPVFDGPFDLLLHLILREQVDLYDVSLTTIVNAYLSELDKMEDFSLDVATEFLLIAATLIELKTRRLLPDEDDLDLDEELALWSERDMLLTRLVECKTFKDAAVALAGLASEASRSYPRVAGPDERFLDLTPDLLAGITPTALRAAYLRAVTPKPVVRIDLDHVAPIRASVLDAVAELLEELPLAGRISFRALTGDLVERLDVVVRFLAVLELFKQGFVDLEQPRSFGDIHIVWLGRDHSELEDLAGVDAYDG, from the coding sequence ATGGCCTACGAGGTGACTACTCCCGTGTTCGACGGTCCTTTCGACCTGTTGCTGCACTTGATCCTGCGAGAGCAGGTGGACCTCTACGACGTTTCCCTCACCACCATCGTCAACGCCTATCTCTCCGAGTTGGACAAGATGGAAGACTTCAGCCTCGATGTGGCCACAGAGTTCCTCCTCATTGCCGCCACCCTGATCGAACTAAAGACCCGCCGACTCCTCCCGGACGAAGACGACCTCGACCTCGACGAGGAACTGGCGCTGTGGAGCGAGCGAGACATGCTCCTCACTCGCTTGGTGGAGTGCAAGACATTCAAGGACGCTGCCGTGGCCTTGGCAGGCCTGGCGAGCGAGGCGAGCCGTTCCTACCCACGAGTGGCCGGCCCCGACGAACGCTTCCTCGACCTCACCCCCGATCTGCTCGCCGGCATTACCCCAACCGCCCTCCGGGCCGCCTACCTCCGGGCGGTCACCCCGAAGCCCGTGGTGCGCATCGACCTCGACCACGTCGCGCCGATCCGGGCGTCGGTCCTCGACGCGGTGGCGGAGCTCCTGGAGGAGTTGCCCCTGGCCGGAAGAATCAGTTTCCGAGCGCTCACCGGGGACCTCGTCGAGCGCCTCGACGTAGTGGTGCGCTTCCTGGCGGTGCTGGAACTGTTCAAACAGGGCTTCGTAGATCTCGAGCAGCCCCGCAGCTTCGGCGACATCCACATTGTGTGGCTCGGGCGCGATCATTCAGAACTGGAAGACCTCGCCGGAGTCGACGCCTACGATGGGTGA
- a CDS encoding DNA repair protein RecN — protein sequence MHRPRGALMLAELAVTDLGVIDELALLFEPGMTALTGETGAGKTMVVGAIGLLTGDRSDASVVRPGAREATVEGRFVRADSEVVLTRVVPRSGRSRAYRNGRLVTAAQLAEEAATLVDLHAQHAHVGLLTTASQRHALDRFAGVDLGDLEAARAAVRTAEKTLEALGGDEPARAREAEFLRFQLDEIARAGLTDPEEDDRLATEELLLGDIDALRHAAAAADAALGTDGGARDLIAQALGALAQRPSFADPVGRLRAVEVELADVTHELRSGLGGTEADPARLAIVQARRRDLTDLRRRYTGNTRAPLAELFAVRDELQHRLDDLEAHAERAEAADAARAAATQAVQMAAAVVGTRRREHAPRLAAAVEARLVELALPRAAVTIHLGPADPGDDVAFLLALNAGLPAVPLAKAASGGELARTMLALRLVVGAPVPTLVFDEVDAGVGGTAARAVGRSLAALAEHKQVVVVTHLPQVAAFADAQVALVKRDNGTTTVVRAETLGAEARVRELARMLSGLPESDTGHDHAEELLATAASERGR from the coding sequence TTGCATCGTCCCCGAGGCGCACTGATGCTCGCGGAGTTGGCCGTGACCGACCTCGGCGTGATCGACGAACTCGCCCTGCTGTTCGAGCCCGGCATGACAGCCCTCACTGGTGAAACCGGGGCGGGCAAGACCATGGTGGTGGGGGCTATCGGCCTCCTGACGGGCGATCGCTCCGATGCCAGCGTGGTGCGGCCGGGCGCTCGCGAGGCCACGGTGGAGGGGCGTTTCGTGCGAGCCGACAGCGAAGTGGTGCTGACGCGAGTTGTGCCGCGTTCGGGTCGTTCGCGCGCCTATCGCAATGGACGCCTGGTGACGGCGGCCCAACTGGCTGAAGAGGCCGCCACCCTCGTGGATCTCCACGCTCAACACGCCCATGTGGGTCTGCTCACCACCGCCAGTCAGCGTCACGCCCTCGATCGCTTCGCCGGGGTGGATCTGGGCGATCTAGAGGCCGCCCGGGCCGCGGTGCGAACAGCCGAAAAGACCCTCGAGGCACTGGGGGGCGATGAACCCGCCCGAGCGCGCGAGGCGGAGTTCCTCCGCTTCCAGCTGGACGAGATCGCCCGCGCCGGGCTCACCGACCCTGAGGAAGACGACCGCCTGGCCACGGAGGAACTACTCCTCGGCGATATCGATGCCCTCCGCCATGCTGCTGCCGCCGCCGATGCCGCCCTTGGTACCGACGGCGGGGCACGCGACCTCATCGCCCAGGCCCTCGGTGCGTTGGCGCAACGGCCCTCCTTCGCCGACCCGGTGGGGCGATTGCGGGCCGTGGAGGTGGAGCTGGCCGACGTGACTCACGAACTGCGAAGCGGGCTCGGGGGCACCGAAGCCGACCCCGCCCGTCTGGCCATCGTGCAGGCCCGCCGACGCGACCTCACCGACCTGCGTCGTCGCTACACCGGCAACACACGAGCACCCCTGGCCGAGCTGTTCGCGGTGCGCGACGAACTCCAGCACCGTTTGGACGATCTGGAGGCGCACGCCGAGCGGGCTGAAGCAGCCGATGCCGCACGCGCCGCCGCCACCCAAGCGGTACAGATGGCGGCCGCGGTCGTGGGAACCCGTCGACGGGAACACGCACCCCGCCTGGCGGCGGCGGTGGAGGCGCGACTAGTGGAACTGGCTCTGCCCCGGGCGGCGGTCACCATCCATCTCGGGCCCGCTGATCCCGGCGACGACGTCGCGTTTCTCTTGGCCCTCAACGCAGGCCTACCGGCAGTTCCTCTAGCCAAGGCCGCATCGGGGGGCGAATTGGCCCGCACGATGCTTGCCCTGCGCTTGGTGGTGGGCGCGCCGGTGCCCACCTTGGTGTTCGACGAGGTGGATGCCGGTGTGGGAGGCACGGCGGCACGAGCGGTGGGCCGTTCACTGGCCGCGCTGGCCGAGCACAAACAGGTTGTGGTGGTCACCCACCTTCCGCAAGTGGCGGCCTTCGCCGACGCCCAGGTGGCCCTGGTAAAGCGGGATAATGGCACCACCACCGTCGTGCGAGCCGAGACACTGGGCGCCGAGGCGCGGGTTAGGGAACTGGCTCGGATGCTTTCGGGGCTCCCCGAAAGCGACACCGGCCACGACCACGCCGAGGAACTCCTCGCCACGGCCGCCTCGGAACGAGGCCGGTAG
- a CDS encoding tyrosine recombinase XerD, whose protein sequence is MLTWLTAERGRSANTITAYRRDLRRYTQWLDTEDRTLAEVTEQDLVAYVHALQDRGLAPASVTRSLVPVRALHRFLAWEGGASVDPGADLELPRVPRGVPKALSEAEIMLLLASPQGDGAIAQRDRAILEVLYGTGLRVSELVGLSMGDLDLDDALIRAFGKGAKERIVPLGNHAGRALVTWLGPGGRGQLAPAQWARRGDAEAVFLNARGGRLTRQGAWDVLRRHGLRVGLQGRLSPHVLRHSCATHMLDHGADIRAVQELLGHASISTTQLYTLVAKERLWEVYRSSHPRALAER, encoded by the coding sequence CTGCTCACCTGGCTCACCGCCGAGCGGGGACGCTCGGCCAACACCATCACCGCCTACCGGCGCGATCTGCGCCGCTACACGCAGTGGCTCGACACCGAGGACCGCACCCTGGCGGAGGTGACTGAGCAAGACCTCGTGGCCTACGTCCATGCACTCCAAGACCGCGGACTGGCTCCAGCATCAGTGACCCGATCCTTAGTGCCGGTGCGGGCGCTGCACCGGTTTCTCGCCTGGGAAGGCGGCGCCAGCGTGGATCCGGGAGCCGACCTCGAACTACCCCGAGTGCCCCGCGGGGTACCGAAGGCCTTGAGCGAAGCGGAGATCATGCTTCTCCTGGCTTCCCCACAGGGCGATGGCGCCATCGCGCAACGGGATCGCGCCATCCTCGAGGTGCTCTACGGCACCGGGTTGCGGGTATCGGAACTGGTAGGGCTGTCGATGGGTGATCTCGATCTCGATGACGCGCTGATCCGGGCCTTTGGGAAGGGCGCCAAAGAGCGCATCGTCCCGCTGGGCAACCACGCCGGACGGGCGCTGGTGACTTGGCTGGGCCCCGGAGGACGCGGCCAACTGGCCCCGGCTCAGTGGGCGCGGCGGGGCGATGCGGAAGCGGTGTTCCTCAACGCCCGGGGGGGACGCCTCACCCGGCAGGGGGCGTGGGACGTACTGCGGCGCCACGGTCTGCGAGTGGGCTTGCAGGGCCGCCTCAGTCCGCACGTGTTGCGCCATTCCTGCGCCACCCACATGCTCGACCATGGGGCGGACATTCGGGCCGTTCAGGAGCTCCTCGGCCATGCCTCCATCAGTACGACACAGCTCTACACGCTGGTAGCGAAGGAACGGCTGTGGGAGGTGTACCGGTCTTCGCACCCCAGGGCATTGGCGGAGCGGTAG
- the aroH gene encoding chorismate mutase, which produces MTTAVRALRGATTIAEDDEPHVYERVIALLETMCERNGVAHDDIISILFTSTNDIHSVFPAAAARQMGLGDVPLMCAQELTIIGGTERCVRVMMHLTTERSRADLQHVYLEGAIGLRDDLPG; this is translated from the coding sequence ATGACGACCGCTGTTCGTGCCCTGCGGGGCGCCACCACCATCGCGGAGGACGACGAACCCCATGTCTACGAGCGGGTGATCGCCCTGCTGGAAACGATGTGCGAACGCAACGGTGTCGCTCACGACGACATCATCAGCATCCTCTTTACCTCCACCAACGACATCCACTCCGTCTTTCCGGCCGCCGCCGCCCGGCAGATGGGGTTGGGAGATGTCCCGCTCATGTGTGCCCAGGAGTTGACCATCATCGGCGGCACCGAACGGTGCGTGCGGGTCATGATGCACCTCACCACCGAGCGCTCCCGGGCCGATCTCCAACACGTCTACCTCGAAGGGGCCATCGGCCTCCGAGACGATCTGCCCGGGTAA
- a CDS encoding rRNA pseudouridine synthase — MSVTPDDDGVRLQKVLAQAGLGSRRVCEDLIERRRVRVNGEVAVLGRRVDPETDVIEIGGAQIGVKAGLVHYLLNKPAGTITTVSDTHGRPTVTEIVPSEPRVFPVGRLDADSEGLLILTNDGDLTHRLTHPSFGVDKEYLVSVVGEPHRGAISRLREGVELDDGVTQPAKVAQLGARLLRITIHEGRNRQIRRMCEAVGFPVERLVRTRIGTLTDRTLTPGSWRPLTQDEVRGLERAVVAGPRR; from the coding sequence TTGTCCGTGACGCCTGACGACGACGGCGTTCGGCTCCAGAAGGTACTGGCCCAGGCCGGGCTGGGAAGCCGTCGGGTGTGTGAGGACCTCATCGAGAGGCGTCGCGTTCGTGTGAATGGAGAGGTGGCGGTGTTGGGTCGTCGGGTGGATCCCGAGACCGACGTCATCGAAATCGGGGGGGCACAAATCGGCGTGAAGGCGGGCTTGGTCCATTATTTGTTGAATAAGCCCGCCGGCACCATCACCACCGTGTCCGATACCCACGGTCGCCCCACGGTCACCGAGATCGTACCGAGCGAGCCGCGGGTGTTCCCGGTGGGCCGCCTCGACGCCGACAGCGAGGGCTTACTCATCCTCACCAACGACGGCGACCTCACCCACCGCCTTACCCACCCATCCTTCGGTGTCGATAAGGAATACCTGGTGTCGGTGGTGGGCGAACCGCACCGGGGTGCGATCAGTCGGCTGCGGGAGGGGGTGGAACTCGACGACGGCGTCACCCAGCCAGCCAAGGTGGCCCAGCTCGGCGCCCGCCTGCTGCGCATCACGATCCACGAAGGCCGTAATCGCCAGATTCGACGAATGTGCGAGGCCGTTGGATTTCCCGTGGAGCGGCTGGTGCGAACCCGGATTGGCACCCTCACCGACCGCACCCTCACCCCCGGGTCGTGGCGGCCTCTCACCCAGGACGAGGTGCGAGGCCTGGAACGTGCGGTGGTGGCCGGACCCCGCAGGTAA
- a CDS encoding NAD(+)/NADH kinase has protein sequence MSTVAFVLHHQRSQAAELARATAQWLAAAGHRARMPQHDADLAGLAALGCADADLASGVAVAVSLGGDGTMLRTVDLVSAAGVPIMGVNVGQMGYLTDIEPAGLRDALERFLGGEEAVEERMLLSVRVERTDGTTTKCLAFNEAVLEKTPMGHTVRLAVEVNGEFFTTYAADGLIVATPTGSTAYAFSARGPIVAPTHRALLLTPVSPHMLFDRTLVLEPSAEVRLVVQGHRPATVSVDGRNLGELGEGDAIVCTAAQQRARLVSSGPRDFLARLKSKFGLEDR, from the coding sequence ATGAGCACCGTGGCGTTCGTCCTGCACCATCAGCGATCCCAGGCCGCCGAGTTGGCTCGCGCGACGGCCCAATGGCTTGCCGCCGCCGGCCACCGCGCGCGCATGCCGCAGCACGACGCCGACCTTGCGGGGCTGGCCGCCCTCGGATGTGCCGATGCCGATCTGGCCTCCGGTGTCGCCGTGGCGGTGAGCCTGGGCGGCGACGGCACCATGTTGCGCACCGTCGACCTGGTCTCCGCCGCGGGTGTTCCGATCATGGGCGTGAACGTGGGCCAGATGGGATACCTCACCGATATTGAGCCAGCGGGTCTGCGGGACGCGCTCGAACGCTTCCTGGGCGGCGAAGAAGCGGTGGAAGAACGGATGCTGCTTTCCGTTCGCGTCGAACGTACCGACGGAACCACCACGAAGTGTCTGGCTTTCAACGAGGCCGTACTGGAAAAGACGCCGATGGGACATACCGTGCGTCTGGCGGTGGAGGTAAACGGGGAGTTTTTCACCACCTATGCGGCCGATGGTCTGATCGTCGCTACCCCCACCGGATCCACCGCCTACGCCTTCTCCGCCCGCGGGCCGATCGTGGCTCCCACCCATCGCGCCCTGCTCCTCACCCCCGTGTCGCCGCACATGCTCTTCGACCGTACCCTTGTGCTCGAGCCCAGTGCTGAGGTCCGCCTCGTGGTTCAGGGCCACCGCCCCGCCACCGTGAGCGTGGATGGTCGCAACCTGGGGGAGTTGGGCGAGGGCGACGCCATCGTGTGTACCGCCGCCCAGCAGCGGGCCCGTCTCGTGTCGAGCGGTCCTCGAGATTTCTTGGCGCGGCTCAAAAGCAAGTTCGGTCTCGAGGACCGGTAG
- a CDS encoding CTP synthase, with translation MTKHIFVTGGVASSLGKGITASSLGRLLKARGLTVTMQKLDPYINVDPGTMNPFEHGEVFVTDDGGETDLDLGHYERFIDENLTRDSNATTGSIYSAVLAAERRGDYLGKTVQVIPHITDEIKRRITRLASEDRDVVITEVGGTVGDIEILPFLEAIRQFRLDVGRDNVFYLHVTLAPLIVAEQKTKPTQHSVTELRGRGIQPDAIVVRSQHPLAEGLKRKISRLCDVPIEAVVNAADARNLYEIPLVLHEEGLDTVVCNLLRLDAGEPDLAEWEALVDKVESLDRTVKIGIIGKYVSLQDAYLSVVEALKHGGFHHGCDVEIDWIQAEDVEGLLAEGRLRDLDGIVIPGGFGERGTEGKIMAASYARQHDIPCLGLCLGLQMMTIEFARNVLGLAGANSSELDPTTPYPVIDLMETQRGVTDMGGTMRLGAYVAQVEEGSLVAKAYGTTVVSERHRHRYEFNARYRARFEESDFWCSGSSPDGRLVEFIELRNHPFWVGTQAHPELKSRPTRPAPLFRDMVGAALDRANGRTPHLFDHAPASRSITA, from the coding sequence ATGACCAAACACATTTTTGTGACCGGCGGGGTGGCATCGTCGCTGGGCAAGGGCATCACCGCCTCGTCGCTGGGCCGTCTGCTCAAGGCGCGGGGTCTGACGGTCACGATGCAGAAACTCGACCCGTACATCAATGTAGACCCCGGCACCATGAACCCCTTTGAGCATGGGGAGGTCTTCGTAACCGACGATGGCGGGGAAACCGATCTCGACCTGGGGCACTACGAGCGGTTCATCGATGAGAACCTCACCCGGGATTCGAATGCCACCACCGGGTCGATCTACTCGGCTGTGCTCGCCGCCGAGCGTCGCGGCGACTACCTGGGCAAGACCGTACAGGTCATTCCGCACATCACCGATGAGATCAAGCGGCGCATCACCCGCCTGGCCAGCGAAGATCGCGATGTTGTGATTACCGAGGTCGGCGGCACCGTGGGTGACATCGAAATCCTCCCCTTCCTGGAGGCCATTCGGCAGTTCCGGCTCGACGTGGGGCGAGACAACGTCTTTTACCTCCACGTCACCCTGGCCCCACTCATCGTGGCCGAACAAAAGACCAAGCCCACGCAGCACTCCGTGACCGAACTACGCGGTCGGGGCATCCAGCCCGACGCCATCGTGGTGCGGAGCCAGCATCCCTTGGCCGAGGGCCTGAAACGCAAGATCTCCCGCCTGTGCGACGTGCCCATAGAAGCGGTGGTGAACGCCGCCGACGCTCGCAACCTCTACGAAATCCCGCTGGTCCTGCATGAAGAGGGTCTCGATACCGTGGTGTGCAACCTGCTCCGACTCGATGCGGGAGAGCCTGACCTCGCCGAGTGGGAAGCCCTCGTCGACAAGGTCGAGTCGCTTGATCGGACGGTGAAGATCGGCATCATCGGCAAATATGTGAGCCTCCAAGATGCCTATCTGTCGGTCGTGGAAGCCTTGAAGCACGGCGGCTTTCATCACGGTTGCGACGTGGAAATCGACTGGATCCAGGCCGAAGATGTGGAAGGACTGTTGGCCGAGGGCCGATTGCGGGATCTCGACGGCATCGTGATTCCGGGGGGTTTCGGGGAGCGCGGCACCGAAGGCAAGATCATGGCCGCCAGTTACGCCCGCCAACATGACATTCCCTGCCTGGGCCTCTGTCTCGGACTACAGATGATGACCATCGAGTTCGCTCGCAACGTGCTGGGCCTGGCGGGAGCCAACTCGAGTGAACTCGACCCCACCACCCCCTATCCGGTCATCGATCTCATGGAGACACAGCGGGGCGTCACCGACATGGGCGGAACGATGCGACTGGGAGCCTATGTAGCCCAGGTGGAGGAAGGATCGCTGGTGGCGAAGGCCTACGGGACGACCGTGGTGTCGGAGCGTCATCGCCATCGTTATGAGTTCAACGCCCGCTACCGGGCCCGCTTCGAGGAATCAGACTTCTGGTGCTCGGGTAGCTCGCCCGATGGCCGACTGGTGGAGTTCATCGAACTCCGCAACCACCCCTTCTGGGTGGGCACCCAGGCCCACCCGGAGTTGAAGAGTCGGCCCACCCGTCCCGCCCCGCTTTTCCGCGACATGGTGGGTGCAGCCTTGGATCGGGCCAACGGGCGAACGCCGCATCTCTTCGACCATGCCCCCGCCTCTCGTTCCATTACGGCGTAG
- a CDS encoding phospholipid carrier-dependent glycosyltransferase encodes MTTASTTGSSRSTTRTDLAVLVILAVAVRIPAFTARTHLTFDDGVYGASARAMRAGAQPFRDVFSSQGPLHLPLIYAADLLAGRGANAPRLAAVLAGVGLVIVTYLAGQLVTDRLGAILAAALVGFSGSVLWVTGPLSSDGVALFFAGLTMLLVLRWRHHITLRRALWLGLAVSATLSVKALLAPVVVPVALVLLAHRRVAPILAAAGVAVGSHLLLWLPWGPGRVWEQSYGYHLEATAARTPLANLGKVLSTLVDRDLPLVLVVLAAVGGLLLARGRSTQPGEARLTSPDTLLLAWLGATLAVLIAEQPLWRPHVSALIPALALLAARHRPPVSVLAAILVVAVPIHVVHLWDLLHPEPYRGDTAEVVALLADLPEGALAISDDPGLVWRAGRATPPDLVDTSILRIEVGQITTASILAAAFDPQVCAVAVRSTQRWGSLPDLPAGLAALGYSVAQRDDRGRVLYIDEDCDPG; translated from the coding sequence ATGACGACTGCCTCCACCACCGGCTCATCGCGCTCCACCACCCGGACCGATTTGGCCGTGCTGGTCATCCTGGCCGTCGCCGTGCGCATTCCGGCCTTCACCGCCCGGACCCACCTCACCTTCGATGATGGTGTGTACGGAGCGTCGGCGAGGGCGATGAGAGCGGGTGCGCAGCCGTTCCGCGACGTGTTTTCCAGCCAGGGCCCCCTGCACCTACCTCTGATCTACGCGGCGGACCTCCTCGCTGGGCGAGGCGCCAACGCTCCTCGCCTGGCCGCAGTACTCGCCGGGGTGGGTCTGGTCATTGTGACCTATCTGGCCGGACAACTGGTGACCGACCGCCTGGGTGCGATTCTGGCGGCTGCGCTGGTGGGCTTCAGCGGCAGCGTGCTGTGGGTTACCGGTCCCCTCTCCTCCGACGGGGTGGCGCTGTTCTTCGCCGGCCTCACGATGCTGCTGGTCCTGCGGTGGCGCCACCACATCACCCTGCGACGTGCCCTCTGGCTGGGTCTGGCGGTGAGCGCCACGCTTTCGGTGAAGGCGCTGCTGGCCCCCGTGGTGGTGCCCGTGGCGCTGGTGCTCCTCGCCCATCGACGGGTGGCTCCCATCCTGGCCGCCGCCGGCGTGGCGGTGGGCTCGCACCTTCTGCTCTGGCTTCCGTGGGGGCCGGGGCGGGTATGGGAACAGTCCTATGGGTATCACCTTGAAGCCACCGCCGCTCGCACGCCGTTGGCCAATCTCGGCAAGGTTCTGAGCACCCTGGTGGACCGGGATCTTCCCCTGGTGCTGGTCGTTCTGGCCGCAGTGGGAGGGCTCCTACTGGCTCGGGGCCGGTCGACCCAACCCGGGGAGGCAAGGCTCACCTCGCCCGACACGCTGCTCTTGGCCTGGCTGGGTGCCACGCTGGCGGTGCTCATCGCCGAACAACCCCTCTGGCGGCCTCACGTGTCGGCCCTGATCCCGGCCCTCGCGCTGCTCGCCGCCCGTCATCGACCCCCGGTGTCTGTGCTCGCGGCGATCCTGGTGGTGGCCGTGCCCATACATGTCGTACACCTCTGGGACCTCCTGCACCCGGAGCCGTATCGAGGCGACACGGCCGAGGTGGTGGCCCTGTTGGCCGACCTGCCTGAGGGGGCCCTGGCCATCAGCGACGATCCGGGGCTGGTTTGGCGCGCCGGACGGGCCACCCCTCCCGATCTGGTGGATACCTCAATCCTTCGCATCGAGGTGGGCCAGATCACCACCGCGTCGATCCTGGCGGCGGCTTTCGACCCCCAGGTGTGTGCTGTGGCGGTGCGGAGCACCCAACGGTGGGGCTCTCTCCCCGACCTGCCTGCCGGGCTCGCGGCGCTGGGTTATTCCGTCGCCCAGCGCGATGATCGGGGCCGGGTGCTCTACATCGACGAGGACTGCGACCCGGGCTGA
- a CDS encoding NUDIX hydrolase has translation MPPPLVPLRRSRRVLMTGTFTKRGETLIHNGFRIRVAVARYETPNGSMVERDIVHHPGAVAVVPLHEDGTVTLVRQFRTALDAHLVELPAGVRDVAEEAEMITANRELTEEVGLHAGHLEHLTTFHNSPGFCDEAVSVFLGTELREVPHHPQGPEEEAMTVLRVPLADAVAMIHDGRITDGKTVIGLLLTAAGHP, from the coding sequence ATGCCCCCGCCTCTCGTTCCATTACGGCGTAGTCGCCGGGTCCTGATGACCGGCACCTTCACCAAGCGGGGCGAGACACTCATCCACAACGGCTTTCGGATTCGAGTGGCGGTGGCCCGCTATGAGACCCCCAACGGGTCGATGGTGGAGCGCGACATCGTGCACCACCCCGGAGCCGTCGCGGTGGTCCCCCTCCACGAAGACGGCACCGTCACCCTCGTGCGCCAGTTCCGCACGGCGCTTGATGCCCACCTGGTGGAACTTCCCGCCGGTGTGCGCGATGTGGCCGAGGAAGCCGAGATGATCACCGCCAATCGCGAACTCACCGAGGAGGTCGGCCTCCACGCCGGTCACCTTGAACACCTCACCACCTTTCATAACTCCCCGGGCTTTTGCGACGAAGCCGTATCGGTCTTCTTAGGCACCGAGCTGCGGGAGGTACCCCACCACCCTCAGGGACCGGAAGAGGAAGCGATGACGGTGCTGCGGGTGCCCTTGGCGGATGCGGTGGCGATGATCCACGATGGGCGCATCACCGACGGCAAGACGGTGATCGGGCTCCTGCTGACCGCCGCCGGCCACCCGTGA
- the scpB gene encoding SMC-Scp complex subunit ScpB gives MGDVVSTTSTETRRAIEAVLMVAEVPVEPHLLAQLLEIPATQVVEVCEALAAEYEASERGFVLVAVAGGWRYQSHADLAPYVERFVLEGQSARLSGAALETLAIVAYKQPVSRAQVAAIRGVNVDGVMRTLHVRGFIAEVGKDPGVGQAVLFGTTALFLERLGIEGLPQLPPLSEFVPGADVVEHLELGLRPPPGPSLSEQLDEIEASNPRRDTGGVPEEMPLDNLTRHEIRLDDPDG, from the coding sequence ATGGGTGATGTCGTGTCCACTACCTCCACCGAAACCCGCCGGGCCATCGAAGCCGTCTTGATGGTGGCGGAGGTCCCCGTCGAGCCCCACTTGCTGGCCCAGTTACTCGAAATCCCCGCGACCCAGGTCGTGGAGGTCTGCGAGGCCCTCGCAGCAGAATACGAGGCAAGTGAGCGCGGCTTTGTCCTGGTGGCCGTAGCCGGGGGGTGGCGCTATCAGAGCCACGCCGATCTGGCCCCGTACGTGGAGCGATTCGTGCTGGAGGGACAGTCCGCTCGGTTGTCGGGGGCGGCGCTGGAAACGCTGGCCATCGTGGCCTACAAGCAGCCGGTGTCGCGAGCGCAGGTCGCCGCCATCCGAGGCGTGAACGTGGATGGGGTCATGCGAACACTGCACGTACGGGGCTTCATCGCCGAGGTGGGCAAAGACCCTGGGGTGGGTCAAGCCGTGCTGTTTGGCACCACCGCGTTGTTCCTGGAACGCCTCGGCATTGAGGGTTTGCCGCAACTGCCACCCCTGAGTGAGTTCGTGCCGGGGGCCGACGTGGTGGAACACCTGGAGTTGGGTTTACGGCCGCCGCCCGGCCCGAGCCTGAGCGAACAGCTCGACGAAATCGAGGCCAGCAACCCTCGGCGGGATACCGGCGGGGTTCCCGAAGAAATGCCCCTCGACAACCTCACTCGCCACGAGATCCGCCTCGACGACCCGGACGGTTGA
- the trpS gene encoding tryptophan--tRNA ligase gives MTPRVFSGIQPTGELTLGTYLGALQRFVRHQTTTHSVFCVVDLHAITVPQEPGQLAQRTLDTAALYLACGIDPAASTLFVQSHVPEHSQLAWLLECTVSFGELSRMTQFKEKSDRQQFVSAGLFTYPALMAADILLYDTDRVPVGDDQRQHLELTRDVAERFNHRHGDTFVVPTADISAVGARVMDLQDPARKMSKSVDSPQGTVLMLDEPAVIVRKFKRAVTDNDGEVRFDPATKPGVSNLLSILAAATDTTPEALEGQYQQYGPLKADTADAVVARLAPIQAGYREWAADPMALRAVLVQGAEQAHAVASATLARAQQALGLG, from the coding sequence GTGACCCCCCGCGTCTTTTCCGGCATCCAACCCACCGGTGAGCTCACCCTCGGCACCTACCTCGGTGCGCTCCAGCGCTTCGTGCGGCACCAGACCACCACCCATTCGGTGTTCTGCGTGGTGGATCTGCACGCCATCACCGTGCCGCAGGAGCCGGGCCAGCTCGCCCAGCGCACCCTCGACACCGCCGCCTTGTACCTAGCCTGCGGGATCGACCCCGCCGCCAGCACGCTGTTCGTCCAGAGCCACGTCCCCGAACACAGCCAGTTGGCATGGCTCCTGGAGTGCACTGTCAGTTTTGGGGAACTCAGCCGGATGACACAGTTCAAGGAGAAGTCCGACCGGCAGCAGTTCGTATCGGCGGGCCTGTTCACCTATCCGGCCCTCATGGCCGCCGACATCCTCCTCTACGACACGGATCGGGTGCCGGTGGGTGATGATCAGCGTCAGCATCTAGAACTCACCCGAGATGTCGCCGAGCGCTTCAATCATCGCCATGGCGATACGTTCGTGGTGCCCACCGCCGACATTTCCGCGGTGGGGGCACGGGTCATGGACCTCCAAGATCCCGCTCGCAAGATGTCCAAATCCGTCGACTCGCCGCAGGGCACCGTGTTGATGCTCGATGAGCCAGCGGTGATCGTGAGGAAGTTCAAACGAGCCGTCACGGACAATGACGGCGAGGTGCGTTTCGACCCGGCGACGAAACCGGGAGTGTCCAACTTGCTGTCTATTCTGGCGGCCGCCACCGACACCACGCCCGAAGCGCTGGAGGGCCAGTACCAGCAGTACGGCCCGCTCAAGGCCGATACGGCTGATGCGGTGGTAGCCCGCCTGGCCCCGATTCAAGCGGGCTACCGCGAGTGGGCGGCCGATCCGATGGCCCTGCGGGCGGTCCTGGTGCAAGGGGCCGAGCAGGCCCACGCGGTGGCCTCGGCCACCCTGGCGCGGGCCCAGCAGGCGCTGGGGCTCGGCTGA